From one Synechocystis sp. PCC 6803 substr. PCC-P genomic stretch:
- a CDS encoding histidine phosphatase family protein has translation MATRVIIVRHGQSTYNAEKRIQGRSNLSVLTDKGKADAQKVGQTLNSLAIDKIYCSPLRRAKETAQIIQASFAHPPELIPSENLLEVNLPLWEKMTKDDVAHQYPEQYRLWHEAPDQLAMTVDGAEYYPVAALYAQAQRFWQDVLTDAAGQTLLIVAHNGINRCLLMSAIGMPASHYQRLQQSNCNINVLNFSGGWGDPVQLESLNQTAHMGVPLPPPRKDNNRLRLLLIRHGETQWNREGRFQGIRDIPLNDNGRHQAQKAAEFLKDVPINLGISSPMARPKETAEIILQYHPSIELDLQPELAEICHGLWEGKLETEIEAEYPGLLQQWKDAPATVQMPEGENLQQVWDRAIACWQDRVKFYSQGDGSTVGIVVAHDAINKVILAYLLGLTPAHFWQVKQGNGGVSVIDYPQGLDKPPVIQAINLMGHLGTVLDKTAAGAL, from the coding sequence TTGGCTACTCGGGTCATCATTGTTCGCCACGGGCAGAGCACCTACAACGCAGAAAAACGGATTCAAGGGCGCAGTAATCTATCGGTACTCACCGATAAGGGCAAAGCCGATGCCCAAAAAGTCGGGCAAACCCTCAATTCCCTGGCGATCGACAAAATCTATTGCAGTCCCCTACGCCGGGCCAAGGAAACGGCCCAAATTATCCAAGCCAGTTTCGCCCACCCCCCGGAGTTGATTCCCAGCGAAAACTTGTTGGAGGTCAATCTGCCCCTCTGGGAAAAAATGACCAAAGACGATGTGGCCCACCAATATCCCGAACAATATCGTCTCTGGCACGAAGCACCGGATCAATTGGCCATGACCGTAGATGGAGCGGAATATTACCCCGTTGCGGCTCTCTATGCCCAGGCCCAAAGATTTTGGCAGGATGTGTTAACCGATGCGGCGGGACAAACCCTGCTGATTGTGGCCCACAATGGCATCAATCGTTGCCTGTTAATGAGCGCCATTGGTATGCCCGCTTCCCATTACCAACGCCTGCAACAGTCCAACTGCAATATTAATGTGTTGAATTTTAGTGGTGGCTGGGGCGATCCGGTGCAACTGGAATCCTTGAATCAAACCGCCCATATGGGGGTACCTCTGCCACCTCCCCGCAAGGATAATAATCGTCTGCGGTTACTGCTTATCCGCCATGGGGAAACCCAATGGAATCGGGAAGGACGGTTCCAAGGTATTCGGGATATTCCCCTCAATGACAATGGCCGCCATCAAGCCCAAAAAGCGGCGGAATTCCTCAAAGATGTGCCCATTAACCTAGGCATTAGCAGTCCCATGGCTCGGCCCAAGGAAACGGCGGAGATTATTCTGCAATATCACCCAAGCATAGAGTTGGATTTACAGCCGGAATTGGCGGAAATTTGCCATGGCCTGTGGGAAGGCAAGCTAGAAACGGAAATTGAAGCGGAATATCCCGGATTATTGCAACAGTGGAAAGATGCCCCCGCCACAGTGCAGATGCCGGAAGGGGAAAATTTACAACAGGTCTGGGACCGGGCGATCGCCTGTTGGCAGGACCGGGTCAAATTCTATAGCCAGGGGGATGGTTCCACAGTGGGCATTGTGGTGGCCCATGATGCCATCAACAAGGTGATTTTGGCTTATTTGTTGGGTCTTACTCCCGCTCACTTTTGGCAAGTTAAACAGGGTAATGGCGGGGTGAGCGTCATTGACTATCCCCAGGGTCTAGATAAGCCCCCAGTTATTCAAGCCATTAATTTGATGGGCCATTTGGGCACAGTGTTGGATAAAACCGCCGCCGGAGCCCTATAG
- a CDS encoding glycosyltransferase yields the protein MTHFGLLCPATTGHLNTMLPLGKELQQRGHTVTMFGVLDAQAKTLAAGLNFQAIATTEFPLGAQAEFMAELGKLSGIKALQYTVAKITQKAAAFFEEAPGVMAKAGVEVLLVDQVSQEGGTIGDRLGIPFISICSAVVLNREPTIPPYATPWPYDPSWLGQLRNRLGYGLLNRATKPITALINDYRQRWNLPAQSSPNDRYSPLAQISQQPAAFEFPRECLPSRFHFTGPFHSNVGRDIADFPWEQLTDQPIIYASLGTIQNQLMSTFKIIAEACMDLDAQLIISLGGAKLESMPALPGNPLVVNYAPQLELLQRTALTITHAGLNTTLECLNNAVPMVAIPIANDQPGVAARIAWAGVGEFIPLSKLNTNNLRAALEKVLTEDSYKRNTLQLQQAIKTAGGLTKAADIIEQVTAEAMG from the coding sequence ATGACTCACTTTGGTTTGCTCTGTCCAGCAACGACGGGTCATCTCAATACCATGTTGCCCTTGGGTAAGGAACTGCAACAGCGGGGTCATACTGTGACCATGTTTGGGGTGCTAGATGCCCAAGCCAAAACCCTAGCGGCCGGTTTGAATTTTCAGGCGATCGCCACAACGGAATTTCCCTTGGGAGCCCAGGCAGAATTTATGGCTGAGTTGGGCAAACTCAGTGGCATTAAAGCTTTGCAATACACTGTGGCCAAAATCACCCAGAAAGCGGCGGCCTTCTTTGAGGAAGCCCCTGGGGTCATGGCCAAAGCCGGTGTGGAAGTTTTATTAGTTGATCAAGTTTCCCAAGAAGGGGGCACCATTGGCGATCGCCTGGGTATTCCCTTCATCAGTATATGTAGCGCTGTCGTACTTAATCGAGAGCCCACCATACCGCCCTATGCCACCCCTTGGCCATATGATCCTAGCTGGTTGGGACAATTGCGGAATCGCCTTGGCTATGGACTTTTAAATCGGGCCACTAAACCGATTACAGCGTTAATTAATGACTATCGTCAGCGTTGGAATTTACCCGCCCAATCTAGCCCCAATGACCGTTATTCCCCACTAGCACAAATTAGTCAGCAACCGGCAGCGTTTGAATTTCCTCGGGAATGTTTACCAAGCCGTTTCCATTTCACTGGCCCTTTTCACAGCAATGTGGGGCGAGATATAGCTGATTTTCCTTGGGAGCAATTGACCGATCAGCCCATAATTTATGCCTCCCTTGGTACTATTCAAAATCAGTTAATGAGCACCTTTAAAATCATTGCCGAAGCCTGTATGGATTTGGATGCCCAATTGATTATTTCCCTGGGGGGAGCCAAGCTAGAATCAATGCCCGCACTACCTGGTAATCCCCTCGTTGTTAATTACGCTCCCCAACTGGAACTTCTGCAAAGAACAGCCCTTACCATTACCCACGCTGGGCTCAACACCACGTTGGAATGCCTCAATAATGCAGTACCCATGGTGGCCATTCCCATTGCCAATGATCAACCGGGAGTAGCGGCCAGAATTGCCTGGGCTGGAGTGGGGGAATTTATTCCCTTGAGTAAATTGAATACGAACAATCTGCGGGCAGCCCTTGAAAAAGTCCTCACTGAAGATTCTTATAAAAGAAATACTCTCCAGCTTCAACAAGCAATTAAAACTGCTGGAGGTCTTACTAAAGCGGCGGATATTATTGAGCAGGTAACAGCGGAGGCCATGGGCTAA
- a CDS encoding sulfite exporter TauE/SafE family protein, producing the protein MAINTFTIISFIALGLIAGFASGLIGIGGGLIIVPVLVFGFGFSQHLAQGTTLALMVPPIGLAAAWTYYQKGDVDIKVAVLICLGFVLGSLFGARVATNISNELLGRIFGGAMLVIALKMIWGK; encoded by the coding sequence ATGGCCATTAACACTTTTACTATTATTAGTTTTATTGCTCTAGGTTTAATAGCCGGCTTTGCCAGCGGCCTGATTGGTATCGGCGGTGGATTGATCATTGTGCCAGTGCTAGTATTCGGTTTTGGTTTTAGCCAACATTTAGCCCAGGGCACCACCCTCGCCCTCATGGTGCCTCCCATTGGTTTAGCGGCGGCCTGGACCTACTACCAAAAGGGGGACGTGGACATCAAAGTGGCGGTACTAATTTGCCTGGGATTTGTGCTTGGTAGTTTGTTTGGCGCTAGGGTAGCCACCAATATTTCTAACGAATTACTGGGGCGGATTTTTGGGGGAGCAATGTTAGTCATTGCCCTGAAAATGATTTGGGGCAAATAG
- a CDS encoding HEAT repeat domain-containing protein, whose product MEGNSVVTPEIERLIQAVETADSAAKLVGAVRALAATRSPLAVPQLTTVLRYNNPGAAVAAVDGLIQIGDAAMTHLLANMDGYNYGARAWATRACAGIGDPRALALLQEAALTDFALSVRRAAAKGLGFLRWQSLPQEEQETVQKAIYDTLIQVCEDPEWVVRYGAIAGLENLAKQAQHYRQPLKDFLQSFVEQEPEAIVGERILWTLENIGPI is encoded by the coding sequence ATGGAGGGTAATAGCGTCGTAACTCCAGAAATCGAAAGATTGATCCAAGCGGTGGAAACCGCAGACTCGGCAGCCAAATTAGTGGGGGCTGTGCGGGCTTTGGCGGCCACCCGATCGCCGTTGGCAGTGCCCCAATTAACCACGGTGTTGCGCTACAACAATCCAGGGGCAGCGGTGGCGGCGGTGGATGGGCTGATCCAAATCGGCGATGCGGCCATGACTCACTTGCTGGCCAATATGGATGGCTACAATTATGGCGCTAGGGCCTGGGCCACCAGAGCCTGTGCTGGCATCGGCGACCCCAGGGCATTGGCCCTATTGCAGGAAGCGGCCCTGACGGATTTTGCCTTGAGTGTGCGGCGGGCGGCGGCCAAGGGACTGGGTTTTCTCCGTTGGCAATCCCTACCCCAGGAAGAACAAGAGACAGTACAAAAAGCCATTTACGACACTCTGATCCAAGTTTGTGAAGATCCTGAATGGGTGGTACGCTACGGGGCGATCGCCGGTCTGGAAAATTTAGCCAAGCAGGCCCAGCATTACCGCCAACCCCTAAAGGATTTTCTCCAGTCTTTTGTAGAACAAGAACCAGAGGCGATCGTGGGGGAACGCATCCTTTGGACCCTGGAAAACATCGGCCCAATCTAG
- a CDS encoding transglutaminase family protein: protein MSMVVDSVPDSSTFVGKTIRPVAAVSIHGIVFDGERLLAVDSKNGYLLEIDPYTNNTKLLNGQYWQEFIGATGLAIADRQLWFSSGQYVYTCNLEGPDLKPEVFAWFDDPVNGVAIWESTVYITCHKRGHIWVYGRDTRKLVATFYSPGIGVENITVRGEELWVCDSAEQSVYCLDRATGEINFSLITPFESPTGLAFYDDQAVGKATLYVAYVQQEPYVRDNPNADPNHELMYRETTFIHPLYFYNDPHQCCAFSNGYLVEMRYVEELAPLDPVDLKQVEWRMALPAVTPRQRIRKIESVGLPFSRIDDVNGQKVAVFEFDQLDLDSRAVFGWRVEMEVWGIKYRLKPSDCEHLPALPEGFADRYLVDNDNLSMETDIIIRAAAEAIGRETNLLRQMFNIRNYVYDRLSYGIKPHIDTPDLALRRGVGSCGEYVGVLLALARLNGIACRTAGRYKCPPHPLQRNLPMEPDFNHVWFEFYLPGIGWLPMESNPDDTNDGGPYPTRFFMGLAWYHAETAKDVPFEQLLSQGIPVNKQVVSIGELAINHVQFTILEELDPAAHLAH, encoded by the coding sequence GTGTCTATGGTTGTCGATTCTGTGCCCGATTCATCTACTTTTGTGGGAAAAACCATTCGTCCCGTGGCCGCTGTTTCCATCCATGGCATTGTCTTCGATGGAGAGCGTCTCTTGGCTGTGGACAGCAAAAATGGTTATCTGTTGGAAATCGATCCCTACACCAACAACACTAAGTTGCTCAATGGCCAGTACTGGCAGGAATTCATCGGGGCCACCGGCCTGGCGATCGCCGACAGGCAGTTATGGTTTAGCTCAGGACAGTATGTGTACACCTGTAATCTGGAGGGGCCAGACCTCAAGCCCGAGGTATTTGCTTGGTTTGATGACCCAGTCAATGGGGTGGCCATCTGGGAAAGCACTGTGTACATCACCTGCCATAAACGGGGCCACATCTGGGTCTATGGCCGGGATACCCGCAAGCTAGTGGCGACTTTTTACAGTCCCGGCATTGGGGTGGAAAACATTACCGTGCGGGGGGAAGAACTGTGGGTCTGTGACAGTGCTGAACAGAGTGTCTATTGCCTCGACCGGGCCACCGGGGAAATTAACTTTAGCCTGATTACCCCCTTTGAAAGCCCCACTGGCCTGGCTTTTTATGATGATCAAGCCGTAGGGAAAGCGACCCTCTATGTGGCCTACGTACAACAGGAACCCTACGTCCGGGACAATCCCAACGCCGATCCTAACCATGAGTTGATGTATCGGGAGACCACCTTCATCCATCCCCTCTATTTCTATAACGACCCCCACCAGTGCTGTGCCTTTTCCAACGGTTACCTGGTGGAGATGCGTTACGTTGAGGAGCTGGCCCCCCTGGACCCCGTTGATTTAAAACAAGTGGAATGGCGCATGGCTCTACCGGCGGTCACCCCCCGCCAAAGAATTCGCAAAATTGAATCGGTGGGTTTACCCTTTAGCCGCATTGATGATGTCAACGGTCAAAAGGTGGCGGTGTTTGAGTTTGACCAGCTTGATTTAGATAGTCGGGCCGTGTTTGGCTGGCGGGTGGAAATGGAAGTATGGGGCATTAAATATCGCCTGAAACCCAGTGATTGTGAGCATCTTCCCGCCTTACCTGAGGGTTTTGCCGACCGTTACCTGGTGGATAACGACAACCTCAGCATGGAAACGGACATTATTATCCGGGCGGCGGCCGAGGCGATCGGTCGGGAAACCAACCTCCTCCGCCAAATGTTCAATATCCGGAACTATGTCTACGATCGCCTTTCCTACGGCATAAAACCTCATATTGATACCCCTGACTTAGCTCTCCGCCGGGGGGTCGGTTCCTGTGGGGAATATGTGGGAGTTTTGTTAGCCCTAGCTCGTTTGAATGGCATTGCTTGCCGCACCGCTGGCCGCTATAAATGTCCACCCCATCCCCTCCAGCGTAATTTGCCTATGGAGCCGGACTTCAACCATGTTTGGTTTGAATTTTATTTACCTGGCATTGGTTGGTTGCCCATGGAATCTAACCCCGACGACACCAATGACGGTGGCCCGTACCCCACCCGTTTCTTTATGGGTTTGGCTTGGTACCATGCCGAAACCGCCAAGGATGTACCCTTTGAGCAATTATTGAGTCAGGGCATTCCCGTCAATAAGCAGGTGGTTTCCATTGGTGAGTTGGCGATTAATCATGTGCAGTTCACCATCCTGGAGGAATTAGACCCGGCGGCGCATTTGGCCCATTAA
- a CDS encoding SPFH domain-containing protein yields the protein MEAFFLFFLVFFGSAIGTSVKIVNEKNEYLVERLGSYNKKLTPGLNFTVPILDRVVFKQTTREKVIDIPPQSCITKDNVAITADAVVYWRIIDMEKAYYKVENLQSAMVNLVLTQIRSEIGKLELDQTFTARTEINELLLRELDISTDPWGVKVTRVELRDIMPSKAVLDSMELQMTAERKKRAAILTSEGQRDSAINSAQGDAQARVLEAEAKKKAAILNAEAEQQKKVLEAKATAEALSILTEKLSSDNHAREALQFLLAQQYLNMGTTIGSSDSSKVMFLDPRNILSTLEGVRSIVGDGALDEGLEAALNKVDRHRAV from the coding sequence ATGGAAGCCTTTTTTCTCTTCTTTCTCGTCTTCTTCGGATCGGCGATCGGTACATCCGTCAAAATTGTTAACGAAAAAAATGAATACCTAGTGGAACGCCTAGGAAGTTATAACAAAAAACTTACCCCAGGGCTGAATTTTACGGTTCCTATTTTGGATCGGGTCGTTTTTAAGCAAACCACCAGGGAAAAAGTCATCGACATTCCCCCCCAATCCTGTATTACCAAAGACAACGTGGCCATCACCGCCGATGCTGTGGTCTATTGGCGCATTATCGATATGGAGAAAGCTTATTACAAGGTGGAAAATTTACAGTCCGCCATGGTGAACTTGGTGTTGACCCAAATCCGCTCTGAAATTGGCAAGCTTGAGTTGGACCAAACCTTCACTGCCCGGACGGAAATTAATGAATTACTACTGCGGGAACTGGATATTTCCACCGACCCTTGGGGGGTGAAGGTTACTAGGGTGGAATTACGGGACATTATGCCTTCTAAAGCAGTGTTGGATTCCATGGAACTGCAAATGACCGCAGAGAGAAAAAAACGGGCGGCTATTCTCACTTCCGAAGGTCAACGGGATTCTGCCATCAACTCCGCCCAGGGGGATGCCCAAGCTCGGGTGTTAGAAGCGGAGGCTAAGAAAAAAGCGGCTATCCTCAATGCAGAAGCGGAACAACAGAAAAAAGTGTTGGAAGCTAAGGCTACAGCGGAGGCCCTCAGTATCCTTACGGAAAAATTGAGTTCTGATAACCATGCTCGGGAAGCGTTGCAATTCCTTTTGGCCCAGCAATATCTCAATATGGGCACCACCATTGGTAGTAGTGACAGTAGCAAAGTGATGTTCCTTGATCCCCGTAACATTCTTTCCACCCTGGAAGGAGTACGGTCTATTGTGGGGGATGGGGCCCTAGATGAAGGATTAGAGGCGGCTTTGAATAAGGTAGACCGCCATCGGGCAGTTTAG
- a CDS encoding Rne/Rng family ribonuclease, whose translation MPKQIVIAEKHQVAAVFWKDQIQELVVSTGSQQVGDIYLGLVDNILPSIDAAFINIGDTEKNGFIHVSDLGPVRLRRTAGSISELLSPQQRVLVQVMKEPTGNKGPRLTGNISMPGRYMVLMPYGRGVNLSRRINREEERSRLRALAVLIKPPGMGLLVRTEAEDVPEDAIIEDLENLQKQWELVQQQAMTRSAPMLLDRDDDFIKRVLRDMYSSEVNRIVVDTPAGMKRIKQQLMNWDQGRLPEGVLIDCHRESLSILEYFRVNATIREALKPRVDLPSGGYIIIEPTEALTVIDVNSGSFTHSANSRETVLWTNYEAATEIARQLKLRNIGGVIIIDFIDMDSHKDQLQLLEHFNRCLETDKARPQIAQLTELGLVELTRKRQGQNLYELFGQPCPECGGLGHLVELPGEKGFVSLSPTAVNSSIPPRLVEKPILSPPVAKVNDLPKKEEAKISSPLDLLFHPNYQEQGDRDSNRRRRRRRGSEFSEKENIKSVGISRSKGPSPSPTKEKVTGTAPPRRERPSRRVEKTLVPVDVAMTTLEQDIYARMGISPLIKTEYADQDPRSFMVSVVTAGAALEGNTNGSGSLVNAVITTVDNGDNGDNVPSDGLTIVSEVTAPTPVIEQPREETVEPEQVVLPQLDDETPAAPVAEESAPIETKKRPGRRRRRSSAE comes from the coding sequence ATGCCAAAACAAATTGTCATTGCTGAAAAACATCAGGTTGCTGCTGTTTTTTGGAAGGATCAAATTCAAGAATTGGTGGTGTCCACGGGCAGCCAACAGGTGGGAGATATTTATTTAGGCTTAGTTGACAATATTCTGCCCAGCATTGACGCCGCTTTTATTAACATTGGGGACACCGAAAAAAATGGCTTTATCCACGTCAGTGACCTCGGCCCAGTTAGATTAAGGCGCACCGCCGGTTCCATTTCTGAACTTTTATCTCCTCAACAAAGAGTGTTGGTGCAGGTGATGAAGGAACCCACCGGCAATAAGGGCCCCCGCCTAACTGGAAATATCAGTATGCCGGGGCGTTATATGGTGTTGATGCCCTATGGCCGGGGAGTGAATCTTTCCCGTCGGATTAACCGGGAGGAGGAACGCAGTCGTTTGAGGGCTTTGGCTGTGTTAATCAAGCCACCGGGCATGGGACTGCTAGTGCGGACTGAAGCGGAAGATGTGCCGGAAGATGCGATTATCGAAGATTTGGAAAATCTGCAAAAACAATGGGAATTGGTGCAACAACAGGCCATGACCCGTAGTGCCCCCATGCTTCTGGACCGGGATGATGATTTCATCAAGCGAGTGCTGCGGGATATGTACTCCAGCGAAGTGAATCGCATTGTGGTGGATACCCCGGCGGGGATGAAACGGATTAAACAACAGTTGATGAACTGGGATCAAGGTCGTTTGCCGGAGGGAGTTTTAATTGATTGTCACCGGGAATCCCTCAGTATTCTGGAGTATTTCCGGGTCAATGCCACTATCCGGGAAGCCCTTAAACCCAGGGTGGATCTGCCTTCGGGGGGTTATATAATCATTGAGCCGACGGAAGCTTTGACGGTAATTGACGTTAACTCTGGTTCCTTTACCCATTCGGCCAATTCCCGGGAAACGGTGCTCTGGACTAACTATGAAGCGGCGACGGAAATTGCGCGTCAGTTGAAACTGAGAAATATTGGCGGGGTGATCATTATCGATTTCATTGATATGGATTCCCATAAGGACCAGTTGCAACTTTTGGAGCATTTTAACCGCTGCTTGGAAACGGATAAGGCCAGGCCCCAGATCGCCCAGTTGACGGAGTTGGGACTAGTGGAGTTGACCCGTAAGCGCCAGGGACAAAATTTGTATGAACTATTTGGACAGCCTTGTCCTGAGTGTGGTGGTTTAGGACATTTGGTGGAACTCCCTGGCGAGAAGGGTTTTGTTTCCCTGTCCCCCACAGCGGTCAACAGTAGCATTCCCCCCCGGTTGGTGGAAAAACCGATTCTCTCTCCCCCCGTTGCCAAGGTCAATGACCTGCCCAAGAAGGAAGAAGCAAAAATATCTAGCCCCCTGGACTTACTTTTCCATCCTAATTATCAAGAGCAGGGCGATCGGGATAGTAACCGTCGTCGTCGTCGCCGTCGAGGCTCGGAGTTTTCTGAAAAGGAAAATATTAAATCTGTGGGAATTTCCCGTAGTAAGGGTCCCAGCCCCAGCCCCACTAAGGAGAAAGTGACGGGCACTGCTCCTCCCCGCCGTGAACGGCCTTCCCGTCGAGTGGAAAAAACCTTGGTTCCGGTCGATGTCGCCATGACAACGTTGGAGCAGGATATTTATGCTCGTATGGGAATTTCTCCCCTAATCAAAACGGAGTACGCTGATCAAGACCCCCGCTCCTTTATGGTTTCGGTGGTTACGGCGGGAGCGGCCTTGGAGGGAAACACTAACGGTAGTGGCAGTCTGGTTAATGCTGTTATTACAACGGTGGACAATGGAGACAACGGGGATAACGTCCCCAGTGATGGGTTGACAATTGTATCTGAGGTCACAGCCCCAACCCCGGTTATTGAGCAACCAAGGGAGGAAACGGTTGAGCCGGAACAGGTTGTCTTACCCCAACTTGATGATGAAACTCCAGCCGCTCCGGTGGCAGAGGAGTCTGCTCCCATAGAAACAAAAAAACGTCCTGGCAGAAGACGGCGGCGTTCTTCAGCGGAGTAG
- a CDS encoding ribonuclease HII produces the protein MAGVDEVGRGALFGPVVAAAVLVPIEAINQLQALGVKDSKQLSPQHRSQLAQALPDYVHSYGISFADVPTINRVNIRQASLLAMERAVQKLPVMPAWVLVDGRDTLPHIAMAQMAVTGGDRKSLLISAASILAKVWRDTLITRLAERFPGYDLASNKGYGTAKHRQGLRQYGATPLHRPLFCRKIIENPD, from the coding sequence GTGGCGGGGGTGGATGAAGTGGGGCGAGGCGCTTTATTCGGGCCAGTGGTGGCGGCGGCGGTGCTAGTGCCCATCGAAGCCATTAACCAATTGCAGGCCTTGGGGGTAAAGGATAGTAAACAGCTTTCTCCCCAACATCGTTCCCAGTTAGCCCAGGCACTGCCCGATTATGTCCATAGCTATGGCATTAGCTTTGCCGATGTGCCCACCATTAACCGGGTTAATATTCGTCAAGCCAGTCTGTTGGCCATGGAAAGGGCGGTGCAAAAATTGCCTGTTATGCCGGCCTGGGTGTTGGTGGACGGGCGGGATACTTTACCCCACATTGCCATGGCCCAAATGGCCGTTACGGGGGGGGATAGAAAATCTTTACTAATTAGTGCTGCCAGCATTTTGGCTAAGGTGTGGCGGGATACTTTAATTACCCGTTTAGCAGAACGCTTTCCTGGCTACGACCTGGCCAGCAATAAGGGTTATGGTACGGCCAAACATCGTCAAGGATTAAGGCAGTATGGTGCGACTCCTCTACACCGACCGCTTTTTTGCCGCAAAATTATTGAAAACCCAGATTGA
- the mutT gene encoding 8-oxo-dGTP diphosphatase MutT, translating to MTFPSKHKQIGVAVIINDQGEVLIDRRPVGGSFGGLWEFPGGKLEPGETAAECIVREVREEIAIEVAVGESLITIDHSYPQVRLTLYVHLCQYLSGQPQTIACEEIRWVAITDLGEYRFPKANGEIIQALRQKFLS from the coding sequence ATGACTTTTCCCAGCAAGCATAAACAAATTGGCGTAGCGGTAATTATTAATGACCAAGGTGAAGTATTGATCGATCGCCGTCCGGTGGGAGGTTCCTTTGGGGGGCTATGGGAATTTCCTGGGGGCAAACTAGAGCCGGGGGAAACGGCGGCTGAATGTATTGTCCGAGAAGTGCGGGAGGAAATTGCCATTGAAGTGGCGGTGGGGGAATCTCTGATCACCATTGACCATAGTTATCCCCAGGTGCGCCTAACTCTCTACGTCCATCTCTGTCAATATCTCTCGGGGCAGCCCCAAACCATTGCCTGTGAAGAAATCCGCTGGGTGGCGATCACCGATTTGGGCGAGTACCGTTTTCCCAAGGCTAATGGGGAAATTATCCAGGCCCTACGCCAAAAGTTTCTCAGTTGA